A genomic window from Glycine soja cultivar W05 chromosome 10, ASM419377v2, whole genome shotgun sequence includes:
- the LOC114370537 gene encoding cytochrome P450 71D8-like, translated as MEAQSYLLLIGLFFVLHWLAKCYKSSVSQKLPPGPKKLPIIGNLHQLAEAGSLPHHALRDLAKKYGPLMHLQLGEISAVVASSPKMAKEIVKTHDVSFLQRPHLVFGQMISYGGLGIAFAPYGDHWRQMRKMCATELLSTKRVQSFASIREDEAAKFIDSIRESAGSPINLTSRIFSLICASISRVAFGGIYKEQDEFVVSLIRKIVESGGGFDLADVFPSIPFLYFLTGKMTRLKKLHKQVDKVLENIIREHQEKNKIAKEDGAELEDQDFIDLLLRIQQDDTLDIQMTTNNIKALILDIFAAGTDTSASTLEWAMAEMMRNPRVREKAQAELRQAFREKEIIHESDLEQLTYLKLVIKETFRVHPPTPLLLPRECSQPTIIDGYEIPAKTKVMVNAYAICKDSQYWIDADRFVPERFEGSSIDFKGNNFNYLPFGGGRRICPGMTLGLASIMLPLALLLYHFNWELPNKMKPEEMNMDEHFGLAIGRKNELHLIPNVNL; from the exons ATGGAAGCTCAAAGCTACTTGTTGCTTATTGGCTTGTTCTTTGTATTGCATTGGCTTGCAAAATGTTACAAAAGTAGTGTCTCTCAGAAACTTCCACCAGGACCAAAGAAACTACCCATCATAGGGAACCTGCATCAACTAGCAGAAGCAGGTTCACTTCCACACCATGCTCTGAGAGATCTTGCCAAAAAATATGGACCCCTCATGCACCTCCAACTTGGTGAAATTTCAGCAGTGGTTGCATCCTCCCCAAAGATGGCCAAGGAAATAGTGAAAACACATGATGTTTCTTTTCTCCAGAGACCCCATCTTGTTTTTGGTCAAATGATATCCTACGGGGGATTGGGCATTGCTTTTGCTCCATATGGTGATCACTGGAGACAAATGAGGAAAATGTGTGCCACGGAGCTTCTGAGCACCAAAAGAGTTCAGTCTTTTGCTTCCATTAGAGAAGACGAGGCAGCAAAGTTTATCGACTCCATTCGCGAATCTGCTGGTTCGCCTATCAATCTCACCAGTAGAATTTTCTCATTGATATGTGCCTCTATTTCCAGGGTAGCATTCGGTGGCATATACAAGGAGCAAGATGAGTTTGTTGTGTCTTTGATCCGAAAAATCGTAGAATCCGGGGGAGGATTCGACCTTGCTGATGTCTTTCCTTCAATTCCATTCTTATATTTCCTAACTGGAAAGATGACCAGATTGAAGAAGTTGCACAAGCAGGTTGACAAGGTCCTGGAAAACATCATCAGAGAGcatcaagaaaagaacaaaattgcaaAAGAAGATGGAGCTGAATTAGAGGACCAAGATTTTATTGATCTTCTTCTCAGAATCCAACAAGATGACACTCTCGACATCCAAATGACGACTAACAACATCAAAGCTTTGATATTG GACATATTTGCTGCTGGAACTGATACTTCAGCATCAACACTAGAGTGGGCTATGGCAGAAATGATGAGAAATCCAAGAGTGAGGGAGAAAGCACAAGCTGAATTGAGACAAGCTTTTCGAGAAAAGGAAATAATTCATGAAAGTGATCTAGAGCAACTTACTTATTTGAAGTTGGTGATCAAAGAGACATTCAGGGTACACCCACCTACTCCTTTATTGCTCCCTAGAGAATGCTCTCAACCAACCATCATTGATGGCTATGAAATACCTGCCAAAACTAAAGTCATGGTAAATGCATACGCAATTTGTAAGGATTCCCAATATTGGATTGATGCTGATAGGTTTGTCCCTGAAAGGTTCGAGGGTAGTTCTATCGATTTCAAAGGGAATAACTTTAACTATCTCCCTTTTGGGGGAGGACGAAGAATATGCCCAGGCATGACATTGGGTTTAGCTAGCATTATGCTTCCACTAGCTCTACTACTGTATCACTTCAACTGGGAACTCCCAAACAAGATGAAACCTGAGGAAATGAATATGGATGAACACTTCGGATTGGCTATTGGGAGGAAAAATGAATTGCATTTGATTCCCAATGTTAATTTATGA